From a single Lentisphaera profundi genomic region:
- a CDS encoding DMT family transporter gives MNQISIVIFMFFVGSLIALQGSVNSALGKFLEHPLHAAIFSFGLGLVALLIASLCLKTGLPTTAKIFSAPKVILIGGLLGAVFVTSVILCVPKVGVANVVMAALCGQIVLSLILDHFGVFGAAARPIDLKRLAGALFVIIGVILVSLPRTR, from the coding sequence GTGAATCAGATCAGCATTGTTATCTTTATGTTCTTTGTCGGTAGCCTAATTGCCTTGCAGGGATCAGTGAATTCTGCTTTGGGAAAATTTTTAGAGCACCCCTTACACGCGGCTATTTTTTCATTTGGACTGGGACTCGTGGCCTTATTAATTGCGAGCCTCTGCCTGAAAACAGGCTTGCCGACGACAGCTAAAATTTTCTCTGCGCCAAAAGTGATTCTCATTGGAGGTTTATTGGGGGCGGTATTTGTCACTTCAGTGATACTCTGTGTCCCGAAAGTGGGAGTGGCTAATGTAGTAATGGCCGCTTTATGTGGTCAGATCGTACTCTCGCTCATACTCGATCACTTTGGTGTTTTTGGCGCCGCTGCACGACCGATCGACTTGAAACGCTTAGCCGGAGCCCTTTTTGTGATAATAGGGGTGATCTTAGTTTCACTCCCTAGAACTCGGTGA
- a CDS encoding transposase, whose amino-acid sequence MYDTLFPEYFIEELRQTIGILCGPLKIAGQIILRPEFQEIKKAIEDDQLQLSKDRAATRNREFKNSSTQKHPPAELVVALFIARHFYDNCYGERGYSMLCENSSLQQFIGRLGIGSFPSRNTIHEQVSALSEKTLNLFHQAILNCVKECGLDDFSAVIIDSTAIKADSAWPVDSQLLKNLSCKMMKNISDVHDQLPCVERRKIPLKRLQNYCDYMSKLDFEISMLKGKKGARKMRQKFYTQELLPRCRKFIIRLEKTLPQIKQHCESAKVLMIDECLSRFIDKVLMVEHRFNMAPKDYDTKTARKIYSMSDNDAAFIKKGGRETVFGYRPNFAFSANGFLTSFTLESGNTSDSKAFSNCLDENKKMTGETAMMISVDDGYSSAANLDDAIEKGATLVSVSGSKGKKLLGEDIYESENYQLARNIRSISEAGISKLKNYHNLERFTVCGLKRVRQETLISAIGFNLERICQLLCQIEIEVAA is encoded by the coding sequence ATGTACGATACTCTTTTTCCCGAATATTTCATCGAGGAATTACGGCAAACTATAGGAATTTTATGCGGACCATTGAAGATTGCGGGGCAAATCATACTTCGTCCTGAATTTCAAGAGATCAAAAAGGCAATTGAAGATGATCAACTTCAGTTGAGTAAAGATAGAGCCGCCACTAGAAACCGCGAGTTTAAAAACAGCTCTACCCAAAAACACCCCCCAGCTGAATTGGTGGTGGCGTTGTTCATAGCCCGTCACTTTTATGATAATTGTTACGGTGAACGAGGCTATAGTATGCTATGTGAGAATAGTTCCTTGCAGCAGTTTATTGGGCGCTTGGGCATAGGAAGCTTCCCTTCACGCAATACGATTCATGAACAAGTCTCTGCTCTTTCTGAGAAGACCCTTAATCTTTTTCATCAAGCTATTTTGAACTGCGTTAAGGAGTGTGGCCTGGATGATTTTTCAGCAGTGATTATTGATTCTACAGCCATTAAGGCCGATTCAGCGTGGCCTGTCGATAGTCAATTACTAAAGAACCTTAGTTGTAAAATGATGAAAAATATCAGTGACGTTCATGATCAGCTTCCCTGTGTTGAGCGCAGAAAGATCCCTCTCAAACGCCTGCAAAATTACTGTGATTATATGAGTAAACTGGATTTCGAGATCTCTATGCTTAAAGGAAAAAAAGGAGCAAGAAAAATGAGGCAAAAGTTTTATACGCAAGAACTTTTACCGAGGTGCCGAAAATTTATTATTCGCCTGGAGAAGACTCTTCCTCAAATTAAACAACACTGTGAAAGTGCCAAAGTTCTGATGATTGACGAATGTCTATCTCGCTTCATAGATAAAGTTTTGATGGTTGAACATCGCTTCAACATGGCTCCTAAGGACTACGATACGAAGACGGCACGGAAAATTTACAGCATGAGTGATAATGATGCAGCATTTATTAAAAAGGGTGGTCGAGAAACCGTATTTGGCTACCGACCAAATTTCGCCTTTAGTGCCAATGGTTTTCTGACATCATTCACCCTAGAATCTGGAAATACTAGTGACAGCAAGGCCTTCAGTAATTGCCTTGATGAAAATAAAAAGATGACGGGCGAGACCGCAATGATGATCAGTGTGGATGACGGATATAGCTCTGCCGCCAATTTAGATGATGCCATCGAAAAAGGGGCGACATTAGTCAGTGTTAGTGGCTCAAAGGGAAAGAAGCTCTTAGGAGAAGATATTTATGAGAGTGAAAACTACCAACTTGCGAGAAATATCCGATCAATTTCCGAAGCAGGTATTTCAAAGCTGAAGAACTATCACAACCTTGAGCGATTTACCGTTTGTGGCTTAAAGAGGGTTCGTCAAGAAACTCTCATAAGCGCCATAGGATTCAACTTGGAAAGGATCTGCCAGTTATTATGTCAAATAGAGATTGAGGTCGCCGCATAG